From Sander lucioperca isolate FBNREF2018 chromosome 14, SLUC_FBN_1.2, whole genome shotgun sequence, the proteins below share one genomic window:
- the LOC116065621 gene encoding high affinity copper uptake protein 1-like isoform X2, translating into MFVAAMDHMDHSSMAMDHSHHQHNTVATPTTGHDHGGDHGGGHGGMAMTFYFGYNNVELLFTGLLINSPGEMVGACIGVFLLAVLYEGLKMGRESLLRRSQVNVRYNSMPLPGADGTVLMETHKTVGQRMLSPAHFLQTLLHILQVVVSYFLMLVFMTYNAYLCIAVAAGAGMGYFLFSWRKAVVVDITEHCH; encoded by the exons ATGTTTGTTGCAGCCATGGACCACATGGACCACAGCAGCATGGCGATGGACCACAGCCACCACCAACACAACACCGTGGCCACGCCCACAACTGGCCACGACCACGGCGGTGACCACGGGGGG GGACACGGGGGGATG GCGATGACCTTCTATTTCGGCTACAACAACGTGGAGCTGCTGTTCACCGGGCTGCTCATCAACTCCCCCGGAG AGATGGTGGGGGCGTGTATCGGAGTCTTCCTATTGGCTGTGCTGTACGAGGGGCTGAAGATGGGCCGGGAGTCTCTGCTGCGCCGTAGTCAGGTCAACGTCCGCTACAACTCGATGCCCCTCCCCGGGGCAGATGGTACGGTCCTCATGGAGACGCACAAGACCGTCGG GCAGCGGATGCTAAGCCCCGCCCACTTCCTGCAGACGCTGCTGCACATCCTGCAGGTGGTGGTGAGCTACTTCCTGATGCTCGTCTTCATGACCTACAACGCCTACCTCTGCATCGCCGTGGCGGCCGGTGCCGGCATGGGCTACTTCCTGTTCAGCTGGCGGAAGGCCGTGGTCGTCGACATCACCGAGCACTGCCACTAG
- the LOC116065621 gene encoding high affinity copper uptake protein 1-like isoform X1 — protein MFVAAMDHMDHSSMAMDHSHHQHNTVATPTTGHDHGGDHGGDHGGGGGDGGDHGGHGGMAMTFYFGYNNVELLFTGLLINSPGEMVGACIGVFLLAVLYEGLKMGRESLLRRSQVNVRYNSMPLPGADGTVLMETHKTVGQRMLSPAHFLQTLLHILQVVVSYFLMLVFMTYNAYLCIAVAAGAGMGYFLFSWRKAVVVDITEHCH, from the exons ATGTTTGTTGCAGCCATGGACCACATGGACCACAGCAGCATGGCGATGGACCACAGCCACCACCAACACAACACCGTGGCCACGCCCACAACTGGCCACGACCACGGCGGTGACCACGGGGGGGACCACggcgggggagggggggacggAGGGGACCATGGAGGACACGGGGGGATG GCGATGACCTTCTATTTCGGCTACAACAACGTGGAGCTGCTGTTCACCGGGCTGCTCATCAACTCCCCCGGAG AGATGGTGGGGGCGTGTATCGGAGTCTTCCTATTGGCTGTGCTGTACGAGGGGCTGAAGATGGGCCGGGAGTCTCTGCTGCGCCGTAGTCAGGTCAACGTCCGCTACAACTCGATGCCCCTCCCCGGGGCAGATGGTACGGTCCTCATGGAGACGCACAAGACCGTCGG GCAGCGGATGCTAAGCCCCGCCCACTTCCTGCAGACGCTGCTGCACATCCTGCAGGTGGTGGTGAGCTACTTCCTGATGCTCGTCTTCATGACCTACAACGCCTACCTCTGCATCGCCGTGGCGGCCGGTGCCGGCATGGGCTACTTCCTGTTCAGCTGGCGGAAGGCCGTGGTCGTCGACATCACCGAGCACTGCCACTAG